The DNA sequence CTTCTCACTCTTTACTACGTAACCAAGAGCGCTTTTGGCTACTGGCCATACGGATCCATAATGTGCAAGATTTTCCCCTTCATTATGTTCATCACCATGTTTGCCAGCGTTTTCACCTTGAACTTGATTAGTCTGGATCGGTTTGTTCAGGTGATCACGCCGGTTTGGGCTCAGAATCATCGCAGCTTGTTCATCGCACGACTGTCCTGTGCAACAGCTTGGATTCTGGATTCAGTTCTTAGTCTGCCTTTCATGGTGTTAGCAAcgttttacacaaaaaataatgaaacatactGCCTGTATCATCAACTTGATGAATACCATTTTAAATTGTTTGGAAGGTTTAGCATAATCAGATTTGTGTTTGGCTTTTTGGTTCCTCTCATATGCATCACAACATGCTACGGATTCATCGCACGCAAGTTAGGCAGGAGTCATATTCACTCTGGACGAGCGTTTCGCATCATGTTTGCTGTAATCGTGGCCTTTTTTCTGTGCTGGATGCCGTATCACATAATAGATTTGATAATAATGTATGGAAAGAAATCCAGTTCCTCGGTGGCTGAGGCAGTGTATCCGTTGGCCGTCTCTTTGGCGTATTTCAACAGCTGTCTGAACCCCATTCTGTATGTTTTCATGGGGCAGGATTTTAAGAGCAATGTTAAACTTTCTCTAAGAcgtgtttttgaaagagttttctcTGAGGAGGaaacacaaacatcacaatcCACACAGTCACAACAAATGCACCCAGTGTAGTTAAGAAGATATCAACTCATTTATACTGAGTTttctgattgatttttatttctattctaatAATGTTCTAATTATTTCCTTTCTAAATTCATCAACTCCAAGTCAGCAAGTCATCTAACTCTTATTCATCATtcctgtgtgtttctctctgtcttgTTGATGTATTTTCAGTGACTGGTGATATGTGAACTATCATCAAAGCTTAACATCACAATGATGAAATACTGATGcttgattaacttttttggtTGCTATCAGCTTAGAAAAAGCttgtaatatttcagtaataatgGCATGTGATTTCTATGTTGAATtcatgaagaaaaattaaaaatgtaatttaaaggttGCAATTGTGAATATAACAAAAACTCTCCCTTATCAGAgtgatttagtcattttgttgtttttctactTTATTGTTATGGAGTTATGGAGTTGATAACTCAAAAGCAAAGCCCATGatgtataaacattgttttaaatataaaatgcaaaaagtaaaatttttatcattattgtaatATTCATTGAACCTTTAATTTCActtgtaatttgaatttttttttatttaaaatgaggacacaaatttggaGGAAATTACTAAGAAAACGCTGCAACAAAACAACTTCCTCCTTTTCATCATGACAGGAAAGTGACCAGGAGACActtgttaaattaaatgtcagataaatattttaagattccAAATACTTTACTGCCAAATGCATTatcataaatgcaaatgaaaataaaattaatgtgaaaatgttcTCTTATAAAACTTTCTGTactataaaatgctataaaagtgaCCTGATTCTGGATCAGTGTGAGCAGTATTAATTCTGCACGtcttttgtagtataaatagtgtgagtagtttATTCATATTGTTATTATTGAGCTTGCTAAGTCTAAAATACTGAGAACCTACATGTGTTTGCCCCATGTGGTTCAAAGGATTTATGACATCATGTCTCATATGATGGCAAAAAGAGCAAACTATTAGGCTATTCTTAAAGAGGGAAATGTCGTAAAACAGAGTTGAACAGAAAGTGAGTAACCATGACAAATTATGAATAGTGTTTTTCTCAGTTGTACATATAACTGTCTATTGTTTATATATCtgtacatacaattgtcaatttgtatatttttatttcttatttacttgttctatttttttttctgttctgtcattctgttacaCTGTGGAAACTTCTGTCctgaagacaaattccttgtgtgtgtaaacatgccTGGCAATAAAAAgctcattctattctattctattctattctattctattctattctattctattctattctattctattctattctcagaAAAAGCATAAAGCATTAAAAGTCCACACagtaaatgtatgatatttagcttttattaaaaacaagactCTATTCTATGTAACACAAAGAGCCTTATATGAAAGACAGATGCTTGATTGCAGGATCAGATTGAGTTTAATGGTGTATGTCTGCAACAGCGTTTTTCTCTCCCAAAGGCTGCATCAAAAAACTATTTAACTCATTTAAGTTAAAGAACTAGACTTTCATACTTTGGATTCTTGTGAAGTGCATTAGAGAAGTGCTTTTGGTTTAAAATAATTCAAGCCGTCTAAACTCTTAAAATCCCTTGAACCCTCTGAGCTCTTCTTATTTGTTGCTCTCTCATGCTCTCGATCACATGCTGGTTCCGAAACTGAAGCCTCTGGACCCACTTCTCACGTAACCTGAAAGAAAACATTGAGGATTTATTGCTGTATGCACACATAGACTTTACTGTAACACAGTCATTTGTTGCCACAGGTTAAGAAGGTCCTACATACACAAAACTCTTCTTAATGATGATACAAGTGATTTTGGAGAGTTTGGATCTCagcaaatatatttcatttttatgaacAGTTAAACATTCACTAATTAATTTGAAATCTaaaattaccattcaaaagtttggaataaaaaatatgtttttaaggtttttgaaacaagtctcctTTGCTCAACaaggctttaataataataataataacaataaaaagtgatatgacgtacagccaagtatggtgacccatactcagaattcgtgctctgcatttaacccatccaaagtgcacacacacagcagagaacacacacacacacacacacacacacacacctggagaagtgggcagccatttatgctgcggtgtccggggagcagttgggggttcggtgccttgctcaagggcacctcagtcgtcgtggtattgccggcccaagactcaaacccacaatccaaaataaaagtttttgtctctctaaccattaggccacgacttccccacacaCGACTTTccttttgatcaaaaatacagaaaaaaaagtaaaattgtaaaatattgtgatttactgttttctttgtgaatattttataaaatgcaatatatttctgtgatcaaagctgaattttcagcatcattactccagtcttcagtgtcacatgatccttcagaaatcattcaaatattctgatttgccgctcatttattatcagttattattggtgcactattaaaaatacatggttctcattattatcaatgctaaaaactatttttttatttttttattttgtgcttaatatttttgtggaaatggaagAATGtgtatttcaaatagaaatattatacagtataacattataaatgtattttttgatcaattgaatgcatccgtggctgagaaaaaaataaaaaataaaacgtagcATCAtggttttttacaaaaatatgaagtaattaagttttcaacattgatgatattttttttcttacagcaaatcagcatattagaatgatgtctgatgtgaagtgtgtatttgatatttatattgattaattttatgtatatttttatattaatattttataacgtatttaatataatttataactaaATAACTAGAAGTTATGTTATGTAAAATTACCTGGTTaatcttttgaaatgttttcataaaaataaacaaaattttataatgcaatattgcagaatagaatttaatattttcaaataggtTGCATAATAACAAAaccattttagttcattttttattAGCCACTTCTATAATAATCTACTTTGACACTACTGTAAATTCTGATTTACATGTAGCCCGGTTCAAAGTAACTTCTCCAACATTGCTCAGATTTGGATCTGAGTATTAATAAACCCTTGGATTTGCTATGAAGCCTGGTGCGGTTCATCTGTATGAACAATGTATTCATTACACACTCAGAAAGCTGTCCTTGTCTCTAAAGCTGTTTCTACTGCAACACACTGCCTTTGATTTAAACGAGCTCCAAAGCCTGGAGATTTGTACCAGTGTATGTGCTAATCCACATGACCTTCCTGAAGGAAACACTAGAGggcagcaaaaacaacaacagaagccTGTCTGGATTTGATGACTTTCATTGTGATGCTTTTCATTTCCAAAAGCCAGAAACTGTTTATGGATCCTAAACTAGGTCAGAAAAAACAATTATGAGTTTTTCATTCCAGCAAGTTGGATTTTGTGACTCAAGGTCATTTATCAATATtatcttttcatttcagttcattcgaCCTAATCTTTCCTTGCAATTACCACCCAAGAAAATTAGCTTGAAAAGTGACAAATGGAAAGAAAAGCAACACACTGGATGAAGTTATTCTTGTAGCAGCAATTATCAAAGAAGAGATCTGATTCTCTGTGATACACACTTGGATAAAGCGCTGTTCTTCATTCTCGAGTCTTCATTTCCCATCTTCTGAATGTGGCTTTCGATCTTCTCTTCCCAATACTTCTTCAGCCCGTATTTATCATGAATAAGTGCCAAATTAATCATCTGAAACAATGAAAACGGGTGAAGAATAGCTGTGCATCAGTGATCATCAGTATTCCTCCCAACTATAATGAATCGTCATCTTTCATCGGAGCATGCAATATCTGTagatcagggctggacgaggaaaccaaggatgaatgagggctggatgggaccagcggagacgacggagaggggagaggagagagggggCAGAGGGGGCAGTTCAACTTCCGGTTCCGGCCTTTCTCCCTCGCGGCAggcggtgttgccggctcacacacctggactgACGTCATGGCGTCTGGCTCCACGGCGCTCCTCAGATCTGACGCTCTATGTGGCGATGGCTCGTCGTTCACGGTGGGCTCTGGCTCTCTGTCAGCGGCTGGCTCGGGCATGCGCTCCGCACATCGGGGAGATgatgggctgggctctgggtctggagtGCACCTGGCGAGATCCCTCATAGGGCAGCCGGTGAGAGGTGACCCGTTTctcgccagagtccactccacgaatGTGGTGAATTCCTCCCGAGGACCATCTTCGGACGACAAACACTCTGCACTCGGCGTTCAGGCTCGCCTCATAGAAAGCACAGAGCGCATCATCTGGGTAGCTGGTGATGTGAGCTAGCAACAGGAACTGTCTGGTATGGTCCTCAAGAGATcgtccttcctgctccagcaggaggaggaggaattcggggtgaaggaggggatccatgaaACACTATGGAAAGAAAAAACGGAGGAAAAACCGGAAAGAAAACATAGGAGGTAACTGTTCTAGGTCCGCTATTCTGTCACGATCTGGTACACGTAGGGAACAATCGAGAACGAAGATGAAataaagtctttaataatccacaaagAGGGTACTCCACAGAGAGGgtatgaacacacatacacatcaaagTAAACTCAATACCGGACAACCAAGACTGAACAGAGTACAACTTATAAGGGAAACGTTAATGAGGATAATGactgacacacacctgaacataatgacataatCAAGGGAAAACAGAACCTAGGTCATACTGAGCACATGTGGATggaacacatggagggaaaacacaaggTAATGAATCCAGGGGTGTGacaagaacattatttaaaggttacacttttttttaaatattttttattttattttttttactattccaactttatttttattttttacccaaaatTTTGTTTTGCGTTTTTgtcaactttattattattattttttttattttttttacctgtatctactgtatgtaatatattaattattttttattaacattttttaagttaatagtacataaagttaaactaaatgaaaatgagaaatgttgctttggtaagcagctgaaataaaatatattttattttattatagctatagattttatttcagttaaagtttatttttataagtttacGGTTTTAAattagttaactataaaaacGCTGGTAGGAaatagattaatcatttttgttgGCTTTACTGAAACTGGCATggatttcccagcatgctttacATGGGAATGGATTGGGAGGATAAATGCTGAAATTCagtacatttttgtgtttttgagcaaaGGGAAACACTTGTTAGTGTTTAATGATCGTTCATGTTAttaatagcctatataaaaatatatttgtagtataatccaatttaaaacaacttaaaacatttttacgcatttaatcatacattttatgtatgttaACTTTTGTTATGCACTTATTTACAGCAATcgatttatacatttataataaactataatgCATGTTGTCCTTGAACAGTCTCCACTATAGTTTGCTTTGCTGCATGGGAGTGCTCCAGTCACTCACAGAAAGGAGTGTGAATGTAatatcacccaaaaaaaaaaaagatgaaaaaaacaaTGATCCAACAAACATTTATCaataaacaactataaaaaaaaaaaaatttaatatacacattgtttcaaagcagctttacagaaaatgaatgtttctACATTACAAATAAGAGTTCTGTTAACAGGTGTAACTGTGCCAAAGcaatgtccatatggcagaaacgTTCTAAAATTAGGCTATACAAATCATGCAGTTAAGTAAGGTTCAGAACCaatgaaatatatacagaaacaatgaacaaattaaaGCAATGGTTACATGGTGTGATCATGTTGATTACAATGCAAAGAAAGTTTAtcagttttgtatgtttattcaGAGTCAGCTTCATTCGAAATCCTCTCAAGGGTCTCTTCACAGGTGTTGGGTCATCTGAAGACTTCGTAAGAGGCTGGATATAGTCAGCAGGGGCAATATATAGATTACACCATCAGAATGTGATGGAATCAAACTAAGGAACTGGGACTTTTTCATAAAGACACAAAGAACAGGGAGAGACTTGCCAAAACCAGTGAAGGGACTCATTGTGAGGGTGATGTCTCTTTGCAGGGAGgcttctttttctgtcttttcccTGATATAGCCTAGTTGTCCATTAATTATGATGATCATTATATTCAGCCACAAACATGAGGTTAAAGCAACCGctagtgtagagtagcgcttgttgtttgtcttttctctgatcacaaatgcagacatggttacACATCGCAACAAAcgatgcaatgcaacgcgtaaaaacacagtataagtcattataatccgtaattatgtccccactgaatgcaacatAAACCCAATATAACCCCAATATAACAGCCCACAAtattacataaatgaaaaaaaaaaaaatgtcattgaaTCCCACATAACATTCATGACAACTTTGATTTGACTGGACTTGACATATCACTATCATTAGTACCCAAGGAGCAAAAAAGGCATGTGGATATAAATAAGGCTATTTTTTTCAGGAGTTGAATCTTGAAATTTGGCATTTAAACCAACTGCAGCCTATCAGCAAACAAAAGGCATTCACATAAATTTTtctaaacaagaaaaaacatattGTGCTTTATCATGTCTAAATGTTTGCTATTGTTTTCACGGGAAATATGGCCGCTGCGCTAAAGCTATGGAAATGATCGTTTAGAAGTGGAAAGTATTGGTGTAAACTAGCGGCTAACACTCAGGGCCATTATAAGGGGAATTGAGGCCCTGTGCGAAGTTGACGTGTGAGGCCCTcttcaattttgtgtgtgtgtgtgtgtgtggtggtggtgggggtggggggttgctatagtaacgaacaaAACTTTAACATGCATCTGATTGATTGTGATGCTGTGCTCACTGACATGCTTGCGCACGAATCACGGTCACGCACACGCTCATAAGGatctactgcataataataattatgataataataataataataataataataaagcaattaaaaaagtaaataataatgctaaaataagttCTACGTTTGTAGACagttatatatgaagagttcagatgcaaaaggcTCTAGGTGTCATCCAACATTTTCTTctaaagtgattattttctcatgCTTctatatgtttatgttcagttactTTACTTTAAtaggaaagaaaataaactattaattgccattaaagtgaaattactgaatcTACACatgggagcctgataaaaatgctaattttagaagaaatttTTGAACGGTacagaggcttttgcatctgaactcttcatatgaaGTAGTAATCAgtttacactatttgaaaataatattttattttaaaatgtgcacattcactcttattCGTATATCTAAGCGTCGAAAACACAAAAGTCTTTTGTCACGtatatttatgatttacatgaatcatgatcacatattttcaattcaaaatgggGAAATTTCATAAAAAGTTGAGTAGTTTACATCAGTAGATAGCATATTACTATTGGTCGCTAAACATTTATGTCATATAACAGTATTCTAGTACAGTACTACAACTTTCCACAAACTCTAGTTACgttgtgacagtgacagtaagaccTGCATTCTTTGATTTGACTGGCCATCTCGATTATTATGACATTGACGGGCGCTGTTGgaccactgaggcagaccagactagagccctgcacgggcctcaaatttaggaCCTAGCCCGAGATGCTCAGGCCCTCGACCGGCCCGTGTCCAACAGctgacatataatatatatttatatatagtgggtacggaaagtattcagacccccttaaatttttcactctgttatattgcagccatttgctaaaatcacataattacataaaaacacagaatcattaaaacaaaaacaccaccccacattgacagaaaaacacagaattgttgacatttttgcagatttattaaaaaagaaaaactgaaatatcacatggtcctaagtattcagaccctttgttcagtatttagtagaagcacccttttgatctaatacagccatgagtctttttgggaaagatgcaacaagtttttcacacctgaaTTTGAGGATCCTCTGCCATTttctccttgcagatcctctccagttctgtcaggctggatagtaaacgttggtggacagccattttcagatctctccagagatgctcaattgggtttaagtcagggctctggctggacCATTCAataacagtcacggagttgttgtgaagccactccttcgttattttagctctGTGcctagggtcattgtcttgttggaaggtgaaccttcggcccagtctgaggtcctgagcactctggagaaggttttcatccacgatatccctgtacttggccgcattcatctttccctcgattgcaaccagttgtcctgtccctgcagctgagaaactcccccacagcatgatgctgccaccaccatgcttcactgttgggactgtattggacaggtgatgagcagtgcctggttttctccacacataccgcttagaattaaggccaaaaagttctatcttggtctcatcagaccagagaatcttatttcttaccatcttggagtccttcaggtgttttttcatgtgtcttgcactgaggagaggcttccgtcgggccactctgccataaagccccgactggtggagagctgcagtgatggttgactttctacaactttctcccatctcccgactgcatctctggaggaagggttctggtcatcccaaacgtctttcatttaaggattatggaggccactgtgctcttaggaaccttaagtgcagcagaattttttttgtaaccttgaccagatctgtgccttgccacaattctgtctctgagctcttcaggcagtccctttgacctcatgattctcatttgctctgacatgcactgtgagctgtaaggtcttatatagacaggtgtgtggctttcctaatcaagtccaatcagtgtaatcaaacacagctggactcaaataaaggtgtagaaccatctcaaggatgatcagaagaaatggacagcacctgagttaaatatattagtgtcacagcaa is a window from the Cyprinus carpio isolate SPL01 unplaced genomic scaffold, ASM1834038v1 S000006665, whole genome shotgun sequence genome containing:
- the LOC109066200 gene encoding C3a anaphylatoxin chemotactic receptor-like — translated: MDSSNSSKMDQTCSDDNVSDNVYKDVSQNCFDELRNFTRVSSLVFYYLTLILGVPGNAFVMYVAGLKMKRTVNTVGFLNLAIADFFCCLLTLYYVTKSAFGYWPYGSIMCKIFPFIMFITMFASVFTLNLISLDRFVQVITPVWAQNHRSLFIARLSCATAWILDSVLSLPFMVLATFYTKNNETYCLYHQLDEYHFKLFGRFSIIRFVFGFLVPLICITTCYGFIARKLGRSHIHSGRAFRIMFAVIVAFFLCWMPYHIIDLIIMYGKKSSSSVAEAVYPLAVSLAYFNSCLNPILYVFMGQDFKSNVKLSLRRVFERVFSEEETQTSQSTQSQQMHPV